Proteins from one Salvelinus alpinus chromosome 34, SLU_Salpinus.1, whole genome shotgun sequence genomic window:
- the LOC139563716 gene encoding thioredoxin-related transmembrane protein 1-like isoform X3, giving the protein MAQLKTKRSCKLLCQTNSPSCKLSCSQLFQPLLSIILVSSIASSAVAETETGVLTITDANWTVTMDGEWMIKFVAPWCPACAQLKEQWERFSSLAAAMGVSVGEVDVTEQPGLSGRFLVTTLPTIFHVKEGSVRRYVSVREAEEFHAYVSNRRWEEVEPLPSWKSPTSPLMSCMAGLFRLSLWIRVLVLVADCLCPSRQKRKEERAVCVSMAEKRQASEADEGEGSNEEEPETLRQRRGQAKRTS; this is encoded by the exons ATGGCGCAGCTGAAAACAAAACGTTCCTGTAAACTGTTATGTCAAACAAATTCACCTTCATGTAAATTATCATGTAGTCAGCTTTTCCAACCCCTCCTCTCAATAATATTAGTTAGCTCCATCGCAAGTTCTGctgtagcagaaacagagacagGCGTCCTGACAATAACAGATGCTAACTGGACGGTCACTATGGATGGCGAGTGGATGATAAAGTT tgttgcTCCCTGGTGCCCGGCATGTGCCCAGCTGAAGGAGCAGTGGGAGAGATTCTCCAGCCTGGCAGCAGCCATGGGGGTTTCTGTAGGAGAAGTGGACGTCACTGAACAGCCTG GTCTCAGTGGACGGTTTTTGGTTACCACACTGCCAACCATTTTCCA TGTAAAGGAGGGTAGCGTGAGGAGGTATGTGTCTGTCCGTGAGGCGGAGGAGTTCCATGCATATGTCTCTAACaggaggtgggaggaggtggAACCACTGCCTTCATGGAAgtctcctacttctcctct gaTGAGCTGCATGGCCGGACTCTTCAGGCTTTCACTGTGGATCCGG gtgctggTCCTGGTTGCAGATTGCCTCTGTCCTTCCCGACAGAAGCggaaagaggagagagcag TGTGTGTGAGTATGGCGGAGAAGAGGCAAGCGTCGGAGGCAGATGAGGGTGAGGGGTCTAACGAGGAGGAGccagagacactgagacagaggagaggacaggcaaAACGTACCTCCTAA
- the LOC139563716 gene encoding thioredoxin-related transmembrane protein 1-like isoform X1: MAQLKTKRSCKLLCQTNSPSCKLSCSQLFQPLLSIILVSSIASSAVAETETGVLTITDANWTVTMDGEWMIKFVAPWCPACAQLKEQWERFSSLAAAMGVSVGEVDVTEQPGLSGRFLVTTLPTIFHVKEGSVRRYVSVREAEEFHAYVSNRRWEEVEPLPSWKSPTSPLMSCMAGLFRLSLWIRWTHGYLTWDLGMPVWGSYLSFAMATLVTGLLMGLVLVLVADCLCPSRQKRKEERAVCVSMAEKRQASEADEGEGSNEEEPETLRQRRGQAKRTS, encoded by the exons ATGGCGCAGCTGAAAACAAAACGTTCCTGTAAACTGTTATGTCAAACAAATTCACCTTCATGTAAATTATCATGTAGTCAGCTTTTCCAACCCCTCCTCTCAATAATATTAGTTAGCTCCATCGCAAGTTCTGctgtagcagaaacagagacagGCGTCCTGACAATAACAGATGCTAACTGGACGGTCACTATGGATGGCGAGTGGATGATAAAGTT tgttgcTCCCTGGTGCCCGGCATGTGCCCAGCTGAAGGAGCAGTGGGAGAGATTCTCCAGCCTGGCAGCAGCCATGGGGGTTTCTGTAGGAGAAGTGGACGTCACTGAACAGCCTG GTCTCAGTGGACGGTTTTTGGTTACCACACTGCCAACCATTTTCCA TGTAAAGGAGGGTAGCGTGAGGAGGTATGTGTCTGTCCGTGAGGCGGAGGAGTTCCATGCATATGTCTCTAACaggaggtgggaggaggtggAACCACTGCCTTCATGGAAgtctcctacttctcctct gaTGAGCTGCATGGCCGGACTCTTCAGGCTTTCACTGTGGATCCGG tgGACTCATGGGTATCTGACGTGGGATTTGGGCATGCCGGTGTGGGGCTCCTACCTCTCCTTTGCCATGGCAACACTTGTCACTGGGCTGCTGATGGGACTG gtgctggTCCTGGTTGCAGATTGCCTCTGTCCTTCCCGACAGAAGCggaaagaggagagagcag TGTGTGTGAGTATGGCGGAGAAGAGGCAAGCGTCGGAGGCAGATGAGGGTGAGGGGTCTAACGAGGAGGAGccagagacactgagacagaggagaggacaggcaaAACGTACCTCCTAA
- the LOC139563716 gene encoding thioredoxin-related transmembrane protein 1-like isoform X2, which produces MAQLKTKRSCKLLCQTNSPSCKLSCSQLFQPLLSIILVSSIASSAVAETETGVLTITDANWTVTMDGEWMIKFVAPWCPACAQLKEQWERFSSLAAAMGVSVGEVDVTEQPGLSGRFLVTTLPTIFHVKEGSVRRYVSVREAEEFHAYVSNRRWEEVEPLPSWKSPTSPLMSCMAGLFRLSLWIRWTHGYLTWDLGMPVWGSYLSFAMATLVTGLLMGLVLVLVADCLCPSRQKRKEERAVSMAEKRQASEADEGEGSNEEEPETLRQRRGQAKRTS; this is translated from the exons ATGGCGCAGCTGAAAACAAAACGTTCCTGTAAACTGTTATGTCAAACAAATTCACCTTCATGTAAATTATCATGTAGTCAGCTTTTCCAACCCCTCCTCTCAATAATATTAGTTAGCTCCATCGCAAGTTCTGctgtagcagaaacagagacagGCGTCCTGACAATAACAGATGCTAACTGGACGGTCACTATGGATGGCGAGTGGATGATAAAGTT tgttgcTCCCTGGTGCCCGGCATGTGCCCAGCTGAAGGAGCAGTGGGAGAGATTCTCCAGCCTGGCAGCAGCCATGGGGGTTTCTGTAGGAGAAGTGGACGTCACTGAACAGCCTG GTCTCAGTGGACGGTTTTTGGTTACCACACTGCCAACCATTTTCCA TGTAAAGGAGGGTAGCGTGAGGAGGTATGTGTCTGTCCGTGAGGCGGAGGAGTTCCATGCATATGTCTCTAACaggaggtgggaggaggtggAACCACTGCCTTCATGGAAgtctcctacttctcctct gaTGAGCTGCATGGCCGGACTCTTCAGGCTTTCACTGTGGATCCGG tgGACTCATGGGTATCTGACGTGGGATTTGGGCATGCCGGTGTGGGGCTCCTACCTCTCCTTTGCCATGGCAACACTTGTCACTGGGCTGCTGATGGGACTG gtgctggTCCTGGTTGCAGATTGCCTCTGTCCTTCCCGACAGAAGCggaaagaggagagagca GTGAGTATGGCGGAGAAGAGGCAAGCGTCGGAGGCAGATGAGGGTGAGGGGTCTAACGAGGAGGAGccagagacactgagacagaggagaggacaggcaaAACGTACCTCCTAA
- the LOC139563716 gene encoding thioredoxin-related transmembrane protein 1-like isoform X4, giving the protein MAQLKTKRSCKLLCQTNSPSCKLSCSQLFQPLLSIILVSSIASSAVAETETGVLTITDANWTVTMDGEWMIKFVAPWCPACAQLKEQWERFSSLAAAMGVSVGEVDVTEQPGLSGRFLVTTLPTIFHVKEGSVRRYVSVREAEEFHAYVSNRRWEEVEPLPSWKSPTSPLMSCMAGLFRLSLWIRWTHGYLTWDLGMPVWGSYLSFAMATLVTGLLMGLIASVLPDRSGKRREQCV; this is encoded by the exons ATGGCGCAGCTGAAAACAAAACGTTCCTGTAAACTGTTATGTCAAACAAATTCACCTTCATGTAAATTATCATGTAGTCAGCTTTTCCAACCCCTCCTCTCAATAATATTAGTTAGCTCCATCGCAAGTTCTGctgtagcagaaacagagacagGCGTCCTGACAATAACAGATGCTAACTGGACGGTCACTATGGATGGCGAGTGGATGATAAAGTT tgttgcTCCCTGGTGCCCGGCATGTGCCCAGCTGAAGGAGCAGTGGGAGAGATTCTCCAGCCTGGCAGCAGCCATGGGGGTTTCTGTAGGAGAAGTGGACGTCACTGAACAGCCTG GTCTCAGTGGACGGTTTTTGGTTACCACACTGCCAACCATTTTCCA TGTAAAGGAGGGTAGCGTGAGGAGGTATGTGTCTGTCCGTGAGGCGGAGGAGTTCCATGCATATGTCTCTAACaggaggtgggaggaggtggAACCACTGCCTTCATGGAAgtctcctacttctcctct gaTGAGCTGCATGGCCGGACTCTTCAGGCTTTCACTGTGGATCCGG tgGACTCATGGGTATCTGACGTGGGATTTGGGCATGCCGGTGTGGGGCTCCTACCTCTCCTTTGCCATGGCAACACTTGTCACTGGGCTGCTGATGGGACTG ATTGCCTCTGTCCTTCCCGACAGAAGCggaaagaggagagagcag TGTGTGTGA